The sequence below is a genomic window from Streptococcus oralis.
AAGACAACAGCAGCTTACTTTGCTTACCACATCCTATCTCAACGCTACCCAACAGCCCTCTTGTCAACTATGAACACAACTCTGGATGGCGAGACCTTCTTTAAATCTTCCTTCTCAACGCCTGAAAATATCGATCTTTTTGACATGATGGCTCAGGCTGTTAAGAATGGAAGAACCCATCTTGTAATGGAAGTCTCTAGCCAAGCCTATCTTGTTCATCGAGTCTATGGTCTGACCTTTGATGTAGGTGTCTTTCTTAACATCACTCCTGACCATATCGGTCCGATTGAGCATCCTAGCTTTGAAGATTACTTCTACCACAAACGTCTCTTGATGAAAAATAGCCGAGCAGTTGTCATTAACAGCGACATGGACCACTTTTCTGTATTGAAAGAACAAGTGGAAGATCAAGAACATGACTTCTATGGTAGCCAGTCAAGTAACCAAATCGAGAACTCCAAAGCCTTTAGCTTTTCCGCTACAGGTAAACTCGCTGGTGATTATGATATCCAACTCATCGGTCACTTCAATCAAGAAAATGCCGTTGCTGCAGGACTTGCCTGTCTTCGTCTAGGTGCCAGTCTTGAAGATATCAAAAAAGGGATCGCTGCAACCCGCGTCCCTGGACGTATGGAAGTTCTCACTCAGAAAAATGGAGCCAAGGTCTTCATAGACTATGCTCACAATGGTGACAGTCTGAAAAAACTGATTTCTGTTGTTGAAACCCATCAAACTGGAAAGATCGCTCTGGTTCTCGGTTCGACTGGAAACAAGGGTGAAAGTCGTCGCAAAGACTTTGGACTCCTTCTCGATCAACATCCTGAAATTCAAGTCTTTCTAACTGCGGATGACCCCAACTATGAAGATCCAATGACCATTGCTGAAGAAATCAGTAGCTATATCAGTCATCCTGTTGAAAAGATTGTCGATCGTGAACAAGCCATCAAGGCAGCTATGGCCATCACAAATCAAGAACTCGATGCCGTGATTATTGCTGGTAAGGGAGCTGATTGCTACCAGATCGTCCAAGGAAAGAAAGAAGATTATCCTGGAGATGCGGCTATCGCAGAACGTTATCTATAAAAAAATCAAGGGAAGCATTCCCTTGATTTTTTTAGTCTTCTTTCTTAAATGAATTTTTAAGACCTTCAACGGCACCTTCTACAGCACCTTTAGCATCTTCAACTACTTCTTTTGCTTTCGCAACTGTTTTTTCTACAGCGCCTTCTGCTTCTGTCTTGCTATCGCCAGTAACTTTACCAAATCCTTCTTTGATAGCACCAGTTGCTTGATCCAATTTATTTTCAAGTGACATAGCTCTGTCTCCTTTGCTTTTAATACGATAAACGTTATCGCTTACATTCAGTTTATGCTTATTCTTTAGCAAAGTCAAACAATCTGCTCAAAATGTAGCAATTAAGGAAAATAGAAAGTCAACCGTTCCTTGTCGAAATCAACAATCAACTCATACTTCCCTTCTTCGTTTTGCACAACATAGCCTAAAACGACTAAACTTTCCACAAAGATATCACGGCGTTTCTGCATGAGCTGGTCCTTTTTGAGAAATTTCAGTAAAAAAGTCGTCATATACTTGAGGGCGTACTCAGGATTAACATCTCCTAAAATAGCATAGAGTTCCTGCTGTTTTTCTGTCAAAGGATATTGATTCTTGACCTTGTAGAAATAGTTAGACAGGGTCATCTTTTCTCTAGCAAAATCTGTAGATTCGACTAAAATGGCAGCATTGGTTTGATTGCACAATTCCGTCTCAAAAGTTTTCTCCAGCAAGGCTTGATAAACTGGACTATCCTCTCTGACAAAAATTTCTTGGTCAAGGACCAGACTATCTATTGATTCTAGAAAAGGGAGATTGAGGGAATAGCGTTTATTTTCCCTTCGGATCAATCCTGCCTTTATATACTCTTCCATGAGTTTATCAACTGCCACATCTGGAAACTGGGCCTTGATTTCTC
It includes:
- a CDS encoding UDP-N-acetylmuramoyl-L-alanyl-D-glutamate--L-lysine ligase — encoded protein: MIKIETVLDILKKDGLFREIIDQGYYHYNYSEVVFDSISYDSRKVKEQSLFFVKGASFKKEFLTSAITHGLGWYIAEQDYEVGIPVIVVNDIKKAMSLIAMEFYGNPQKKLKILAFTGTKGKTTAAYFAYHILSQRYPTALLSTMNTTLDGETFFKSSFSTPENIDLFDMMAQAVKNGRTHLVMEVSSQAYLVHRVYGLTFDVGVFLNITPDHIGPIEHPSFEDYFYHKRLLMKNSRAVVINSDMDHFSVLKEQVEDQEHDFYGSQSSNQIENSKAFSFSATGKLAGDYDIQLIGHFNQENAVAAGLACLRLGASLEDIKKGIAATRVPGRMEVLTQKNGAKVFIDYAHNGDSLKKLISVVETHQTGKIALVLGSTGNKGESRRKDFGLLLDQHPEIQVFLTADDPNYEDPMTIAEEISSYISHPVEKIVDREQAIKAAMAITNQELDAVIIAGKGADCYQIVQGKKEDYPGDAAIAERYL
- a CDS encoding CsbD family protein, producing MSLENKLDQATGAIKEGFGKVTGDSKTEAEGAVEKTVAKAKEVVEDAKGAVEGAVEGLKNSFKKED
- a CDS encoding DUF1803 domain-containing protein, which translates into the protein MIQIFNPSRLTRQPFFIDLVDYLDQHDDVILREIKAQFPDVAVDKLMEEYIKAGLIRRENKRYSLNLPFLESIDSLVLDQEIFVREDSPVYQALLEKTFETELCNQTNAAILVESTDFAREKMTLSNYFYKVKNQYPLTEKQQELYAILGDVNPEYALKYMTTFLLKFLKKDQLMQKRRDIFVESLVVLGYVVQNEEGKYELIVDFDKERLTFYFP